The Falco peregrinus isolate bFalPer1 chromosome 1, bFalPer1.pri, whole genome shotgun sequence genome has a window encoding:
- the IREB2 gene encoding iron-responsive element-binding protein 2 isoform X1: protein MDPVRPGSPYQPLIEALGNYPQKKFYNVSKLGGTKYDTLPYSIRVLFESSIRNCDGFLVKETDAMNILEWKTKQNNVEVPFCPARVVLQDFTGIPAMVDFAAMREAVRSAGGDPVKVNPACPTDLTVDHSLQIDFSKCAIQNAPNPGGGDSQKPMAKLSPLKAQPRKLPCRGQTGCKGPCSAGDSSRNSGQFSAQIENTPILCPFHLQPVPEPETVLKNQEMEFGRNRERLQFFKWSSKVFKNISIIPPETGMAHQVNLEYLSRVVFEVKDFLYPDSVVGTDSHTTMVNGLGILGWGVGGIETEAVMLGMPVTLTLPEVVGCELTGTASPLATSIDIVLSITKHLRQADVAGKFVEFFGSGVSQLSVADRTTIANMCPEYGAVLSFFPVDNVTLKHLKHTGFDKAKLEVMEAYLKAVKLYRNDESSSREPEYSQVVQISLSSIIPYVSGPKRSQDRVAVNNMKSDFQACLNEKSGVKGFQIAAEKQNDIVPVQYEGNEYKLSHGCVVIAAVISCTNNCNPSVMLAAGLLAKKAVEAGLVVKPYIRTSLSPGSGMVTHYLSSSGVLPYLSKLGFEVVGYGCSTCVGNTAPLPDAIRNAIKQGDIIACGVLSGTKNFEGRLCDCVRANYLASPPLVVAYAIAGTVRIDFETEPLGTGFNGKSIYLRDIWPTRRELHTVEEECVISSMFKELKEKMEKGNKRWNLLEAPESTLFPWDLKSTYIRCPSFFDKLAKEPVSPQPIENAHVLLYLGDSVTTDHISPAGSIARSSAAAKYLTNKGLTPREFNSYGARRGNDAVMTRGTFANIKLLNKFIGKPAPKTIHFPSGQTLDVFEAAELYQKEGIPVIILAGKKYGLGSSRDWAAKGPFLLGVKAVLAESYEKVHRSQLIGIGIAPLQFLPGENPSTLGLTGREQFSILFPPELSPGMTLDIKTSTGKVFSVIALLENNMEITLYKYGGSLNFVARRFLQ, encoded by the exons ATACTCTGCCTTATTCCATACGAGTGTTGTTTGAATCCAGTATCCGCAACTGTGATGGCTTCTTAGTGAAAGAAACAGATGCTATGAACATCTTAgagtggaaaacaaagcagaataaTGTTGAAGTGCCCTTCTGTCCTGCCAGAGTTGTTCTTCAAGACTTTAC TGGAATTCCAGCAATGGTGGATTTTGCTGCCATGAGGGAAGCTGTGAGAAGCGCTGGAGGAGATCCTGTGAAAGTCAATCCTGCCTGCCCAACTGATCTCACTGTTGACCATTCTCTGCAGATTGATTTCAGCAAATG TGCAATACAGAATGCTCCAAATCCTGGAGGTGGTGATTCACAGAAGCCGATGGCAAAGCTTTCTCCGCTTAAGGCACAGCCTCGGAAGCTACCGTGCAGGGGTCAGACTGGCTGCAAGGGGCCGTGTAGCGCTGGAGATTCAAGTCGCAACTCAGGACAGTTCTCTGCGCAGATTGAGAACACACCTATCCTCTGTCCTTTCCACCTTCAGCCGGTGCCTGA GCCTGAGACAGtactgaaaaatcaagaaatggAATTTGGCAGAAATAGAGAGAGGCTTCAGTTTTTTAAG TGGAGTTCAAAGGTTTTCAAGAATATTTCCATAATTCCACCTGAGACTGGAATGGCGCACCAAGTTAACTTGGAATATTTGTCAAGAGTTGTTTTTGAAGTTAAAGATTTCCTATATCCAGATAGCGTGGTTGGCACAGATTCTCATACAACCATGGTAAATGGCTTGGGTATCTTGGGCTGGG GTGTCGGGGGGATTGAAACAGAAGCAGTGATGCTGGGGATGCCGGTTACTCTTACTTTGCCTGAGGTCGTTGGGTGTGAGCTgacaggcacagccagcccgCTTGCCACATCCATAGATATTGTTCTCAGCATTACAAAG CATCTTAGGCAAGCTGATGTCGCTGGAAAATTTGTTGAGTTCTTTGGGAGTGGCGTTTCACAGCTGTCTGTAGCAGACCGAACCACAATAGCAAATATGTGTCCCGAATACGGTGCTGTTCTGAGCTTTTTCCCTGTTGATAATGTGACACTGAAGCACTTAAAGCATACAG GTTTTGACAAGGCCAAGCTTGAGGTCATGGAAGCATATCTTAAAGCTGTGAAGTTATATAGAAATGATGAGAGTTCTTCCAGAGAACCTGAGTATTCCCAG gTAGTGCAAATTAGTTTAAGTTCTATAATTCCATATGTCAGTGGCCCCAAGAGGTCCCAAGATAGAGTGGCTGTTAATAACATGAAGAGTGACTTCCAAGCCTGCTTAAATGAAAAG TCTGGTGTTAAAGGGTTTCAGATTGCGGCTGAGAAACAGAATGACATTGTACCTGTCCAGTATGAAGGAAATGAATACAAGCTATCTCACGGCTGCGTTGTCATTGCTGCGGTGATCAGCTGTACGAATAACTGTAACCCATCTGTCATGCTTGCTGCAG GACTCCTGGCCAAAAAAGCTGTTGAAGCTGGCCTCGTGGTTAAGCCCTACATAAGAACAAGTCTATCGCCTGGCAGCGGCATGGTAACACATTACCTCAGCTCAAGTGGAGTATTGCCATACCTCAGTAAGCTCGG GTTTGAGGTTGTCGGTTATGGGTGTTCAACCTGTGTTGGAAACACTGCTCCCCTGCCAGATGCCATCAGGAATGCGATAAAACAG GGGGATATAATTGCCTGTGGAGTGTTGTCTGGAACAAAGAACTTTGAAGGACGCCTCTGTGACTGTGTCCGTGCCAACTACCTTGCTTCTCCACCACTAGTAGTTGCTTATGCTATTGCAGGCACTGTTAGAATAGACTTTGAAACTGAGCCTTTGG GCACTGGTTTTAATGGCAAAAGTATTTACTTAAGAGATATTTGGCCCACCCGAAGAGAGCTTCACACAGTGGAGGAAGAGTGTGTGATATCATCCATGTTTAaagaattgaaagaaaaaatggag AAAGGAAACAAACGATGGAATTTACTGGAAGCGCCTGAGTCAACTTTATTTCCCTGGGATTTAAAATCTACCTATATCAGATGTCCTTCCTTCTTCGATAAACTT GCCAAAGAACCAGTTTCACCGCAACCGATTGAAAACGCCCACGTCTTGCTCTATTTGGGAGATTCTGTAACTACAGACCACATATCCCCCGCTGGAAGCATTGCAAGGAGTAGTGCCGCCGCCAAGTATCTGACCAACAAGGG ACTGACACCTCGTGAATTCAACTCTTACGGAGCTCGAAGAGGTAATGATGCTGTGATGACAAGAGGTACCTTTGCAAATATCAAGCTTCTGAATAAGTTCATAGGAAAGCCAGCTCCAAAAACGATTCACTTCCCATCAGGACAAACG CTAGATGTGTTTGAAGCAGCAGAGTTGTACCAGAAGGAAGGCATCCCTGTAATTATTCTAGCAGGAAAGAAGTATGGACTGGGTAGCTCAAGAGACTGGGCTGCAAAAGGGCCTTTTTTACTG GGTGTTAAAGCTGTCCTAGCTGAAAGCTACGAGAAGGTTCATAGAAGTCAGTTGATTGGTATCGGCATAGCTCCACTTCAGTTTCTTCCTGGGGAAAATCCGAGTACATTGGGTCTCACTGGCAGAGAGCAGTTTTCTATATTGTTCCCTCCAGAGCTGTCACCCGGAATGACTTTGGATATCAAG ACGAGCACTGGAAAAGTATTCAGCGTGATTGCCTTGCTTGAAAACAATATGGAGATAACTTTATACAAATATGGTGGAAGTCTAAACTTTGTGGCTCGAAGATTCTTACAATAG
- the IREB2 gene encoding iron-responsive element-binding protein 2 isoform X2, whose product MAHQVNLEYLSRVVFEVKDFLYPDSVVGTDSHTTMVNGLGILGWGVGGIETEAVMLGMPVTLTLPEVVGCELTGTASPLATSIDIVLSITKHLRQADVAGKFVEFFGSGVSQLSVADRTTIANMCPEYGAVLSFFPVDNVTLKHLKHTGFDKAKLEVMEAYLKAVKLYRNDESSSREPEYSQVVQISLSSIIPYVSGPKRSQDRVAVNNMKSDFQACLNEKSGVKGFQIAAEKQNDIVPVQYEGNEYKLSHGCVVIAAVISCTNNCNPSVMLAAGLLAKKAVEAGLVVKPYIRTSLSPGSGMVTHYLSSSGVLPYLSKLGFEVVGYGCSTCVGNTAPLPDAIRNAIKQGDIIACGVLSGTKNFEGRLCDCVRANYLASPPLVVAYAIAGTVRIDFETEPLGTGFNGKSIYLRDIWPTRRELHTVEEECVISSMFKELKEKMEKGNKRWNLLEAPESTLFPWDLKSTYIRCPSFFDKLAKEPVSPQPIENAHVLLYLGDSVTTDHISPAGSIARSSAAAKYLTNKGLTPREFNSYGARRGNDAVMTRGTFANIKLLNKFIGKPAPKTIHFPSGQTLDVFEAAELYQKEGIPVIILAGKKYGLGSSRDWAAKGPFLLGVKAVLAESYEKVHRSQLIGIGIAPLQFLPGENPSTLGLTGREQFSILFPPELSPGMTLDIKTSTGKVFSVIALLENNMEITLYKYGGSLNFVARRFLQ is encoded by the exons ATGGCGCACCAAGTTAACTTGGAATATTTGTCAAGAGTTGTTTTTGAAGTTAAAGATTTCCTATATCCAGATAGCGTGGTTGGCACAGATTCTCATACAACCATGGTAAATGGCTTGGGTATCTTGGGCTGGG GTGTCGGGGGGATTGAAACAGAAGCAGTGATGCTGGGGATGCCGGTTACTCTTACTTTGCCTGAGGTCGTTGGGTGTGAGCTgacaggcacagccagcccgCTTGCCACATCCATAGATATTGTTCTCAGCATTACAAAG CATCTTAGGCAAGCTGATGTCGCTGGAAAATTTGTTGAGTTCTTTGGGAGTGGCGTTTCACAGCTGTCTGTAGCAGACCGAACCACAATAGCAAATATGTGTCCCGAATACGGTGCTGTTCTGAGCTTTTTCCCTGTTGATAATGTGACACTGAAGCACTTAAAGCATACAG GTTTTGACAAGGCCAAGCTTGAGGTCATGGAAGCATATCTTAAAGCTGTGAAGTTATATAGAAATGATGAGAGTTCTTCCAGAGAACCTGAGTATTCCCAG gTAGTGCAAATTAGTTTAAGTTCTATAATTCCATATGTCAGTGGCCCCAAGAGGTCCCAAGATAGAGTGGCTGTTAATAACATGAAGAGTGACTTCCAAGCCTGCTTAAATGAAAAG TCTGGTGTTAAAGGGTTTCAGATTGCGGCTGAGAAACAGAATGACATTGTACCTGTCCAGTATGAAGGAAATGAATACAAGCTATCTCACGGCTGCGTTGTCATTGCTGCGGTGATCAGCTGTACGAATAACTGTAACCCATCTGTCATGCTTGCTGCAG GACTCCTGGCCAAAAAAGCTGTTGAAGCTGGCCTCGTGGTTAAGCCCTACATAAGAACAAGTCTATCGCCTGGCAGCGGCATGGTAACACATTACCTCAGCTCAAGTGGAGTATTGCCATACCTCAGTAAGCTCGG GTTTGAGGTTGTCGGTTATGGGTGTTCAACCTGTGTTGGAAACACTGCTCCCCTGCCAGATGCCATCAGGAATGCGATAAAACAG GGGGATATAATTGCCTGTGGAGTGTTGTCTGGAACAAAGAACTTTGAAGGACGCCTCTGTGACTGTGTCCGTGCCAACTACCTTGCTTCTCCACCACTAGTAGTTGCTTATGCTATTGCAGGCACTGTTAGAATAGACTTTGAAACTGAGCCTTTGG GCACTGGTTTTAATGGCAAAAGTATTTACTTAAGAGATATTTGGCCCACCCGAAGAGAGCTTCACACAGTGGAGGAAGAGTGTGTGATATCATCCATGTTTAaagaattgaaagaaaaaatggag AAAGGAAACAAACGATGGAATTTACTGGAAGCGCCTGAGTCAACTTTATTTCCCTGGGATTTAAAATCTACCTATATCAGATGTCCTTCCTTCTTCGATAAACTT GCCAAAGAACCAGTTTCACCGCAACCGATTGAAAACGCCCACGTCTTGCTCTATTTGGGAGATTCTGTAACTACAGACCACATATCCCCCGCTGGAAGCATTGCAAGGAGTAGTGCCGCCGCCAAGTATCTGACCAACAAGGG ACTGACACCTCGTGAATTCAACTCTTACGGAGCTCGAAGAGGTAATGATGCTGTGATGACAAGAGGTACCTTTGCAAATATCAAGCTTCTGAATAAGTTCATAGGAAAGCCAGCTCCAAAAACGATTCACTTCCCATCAGGACAAACG CTAGATGTGTTTGAAGCAGCAGAGTTGTACCAGAAGGAAGGCATCCCTGTAATTATTCTAGCAGGAAAGAAGTATGGACTGGGTAGCTCAAGAGACTGGGCTGCAAAAGGGCCTTTTTTACTG GGTGTTAAAGCTGTCCTAGCTGAAAGCTACGAGAAGGTTCATAGAAGTCAGTTGATTGGTATCGGCATAGCTCCACTTCAGTTTCTTCCTGGGGAAAATCCGAGTACATTGGGTCTCACTGGCAGAGAGCAGTTTTCTATATTGTTCCCTCCAGAGCTGTCACCCGGAATGACTTTGGATATCAAG ACGAGCACTGGAAAAGTATTCAGCGTGATTGCCTTGCTTGAAAACAATATGGAGATAACTTTATACAAATATGGTGGAAGTCTAAACTTTGTGGCTCGAAGATTCTTACAATAG
- the PSMA4 gene encoding proteasome subunit alpha type-4 isoform X2 produces MGRLYQVEYAMEAIGHAGTCLGILANDGVLLAAERRNIHKLLDEVFFSEKIYKLNEDMACSVAGITSDANVLTNELRLIAQRYLLQYQEPIPCEQLVTALCDIKQAYTQFGGKRPFGVSLLYIGWDKHYGFQLYQSDPSGNYGGWKATCIGNNSAAAVSMLKQDYKEGEMTLKTALALAIKVLNKTMDVSKLSAEKVEIATLTRENGKTVIRVLKQKEVEQLIKQHEEEEAKAEREKKEKEQKEKDK; encoded by the exons ATGg GTCGCTTGTACCAGGTTGAGTATGCAATGGAAGCCATTGGACATGCAGGTACTTGCTTGGGAATCCTAGCAAATGATGGTGTTTTGCTAGCAGCAGAGAGACGCAACATCCACAAGCTTCTCGATGAAGTGTTTTTCTCTGAGAAGATATACAAACTTAATGA GGATATGGCTTGCAGTGTTGCAGGAATAACTTCAGATGCCAATGTTTTAACAAATGAACTGAGACTGATTGCACAGAG GTATTTGTTACAATATCAAGAGCCTATTCCTTGTGAACAACTGGTAACAGCACTATGTGATATCAAGCAGGCTTATACACAGTTCGGAG GAAAACGTCCTTTTGGTGTTTCGTTGCTGTATATTGGCTGGGATAAGCATTATGGATTTCAGCTGTATCAAAGTGATCCTAGTGGAAATTATGGAGGGTGGAAAGCTACGTGCATTGGAAATAATAGTGCT GCAGCTGTGTCAATGCTAAAGCAAGACTacaaagaaggagaaatgacCTTAAAGACCGCGCTTGCATTAGCCATTAAGGTGCTAAACAAAACCATGGATGTTAGCAAACTCTCTGCAGAGAAAG TTGAAATTGCAACACTGACAAGAGAGAACGGAAAGACAGTAATAAGGGTTCTGAAGCAAAAGGAGGTGGAACAGTTGATAAAACAacatgaggaggaggaagcaaaagctgaacgtgaaaagaaggagaaagaacaaaaagagaaggataaatag
- the HYKK gene encoding hydroxylysine kinase, protein MSAGSGRPQSRSKPALGEREAAALVERVFGLTVSWVQPLPSYDDQNFHVRVGRSEDAAEGAGEYVLKITNSEDSQEPELIEAQTRAMMFLSAEGFPSATPRLTRDGNIMSLESGGTAPGNKKYMVRLLTYLPGTPVAKIATNAQILYEIGKLAASLDKALSEKFHHPSVKSLHRGQFIWNLANVPLLDQYIYALGQNKYREVVEQVIEQFKGKIIPKLSSFRACVNHGDLNDHNILVDSTSASLENPQYKVSGILDFSDMSYGYYVFEVAIAIMYMMIESPDPLSVGGHVLAGFESVQPLTGEERGALFLLVSGRFSQSLVIAAHTALLYPENKEYLMITAKTGWKHLVNMFEARSRPRGATPAPCLEDTTPERPYFLQKRRPALSEHRGSKVGASRCIPAGAAVRPCPCVSHASCRVSELT, encoded by the exons ATGTCCGCTGGAAGCGGTCGGCCCCAGTCGCGCTCCAAACCTGCGCTGGGCgagcgggaggcggcggcgctggTCGAGCGGGTGTTCGGGCTGACGGTGTCGTGGGTCCAGCCACTCCCCAGCTACGACGACCAGAACTTCCACGTGCGAGTCGGGAGAAGCGAAGACGCGGCCGAAGGTGCTGGCGAGTACGTCCTCAAAATCACCAATTCAGAAGACAGCCAGGAGCCGGAGCTCATCGAGGCGCAGACCCGTGCCATGATGTTTCTCAGCGCCGAAGGCTTTCCTTCGGCTACGCCTCGCCTCACCAGAGACGGGAACATCATGTCTCTGGAGTCAGGAG GTACTGCGCCTGGGAACAAAAAGTACATGGTCAGGCTGCTGACTTACCTGCCAGGTACACCTGTAGCAAAAATTGCTACAAATGCTCAGATTCTGTACGAGATCGGTAAGCTAGCTGCCAGTCTGGATAAAGCTCTCTCAGAG aaattcCATCATCCATCAGTGAAAAGTCTGCATCGAGGTCAGTTCATTTGGAACCTGGCAAATGTTCCTCTTCTAGATCAGTACATTTATGCCTTGGGCCAGAACAAATACCGTGAAGTTGTGGAACAAGTTATTGAGCAgtttaaagggaaaataataccCAAGCTAAGCAGTTTTCGAGCCT GTGTCAATCACGGAGATCTTAATGACCACAACATTCTAGTAGACTCTACTTCTGCTTCCCTGGAGAATCCTCAGTACAAAGTGTCCGGCATCCTGGATTTTAGTGACATGAGTTATGGCTATTATGTATTTGAAGTTGCAATAGCCATCATGTACATGATGATCGAGAGCCCGGATCCCCTGAGTGTGGGGGGCCATGTGCTGGCAGGGTTTGAAAGCGTCCAGCCACTCacaggggaggagaggggggcCCTCTTCCTCCTGGTCAGCGGGAGGTTTTCCCAGTCCCTTGTCATAGCGGCCCACACGGCGCTGCTGTACCCGGAGAATAAGGAATACCTCATGATCACGGCCAAAACCGGGTGGAAACACTTGGTGAACATGTTTGAG GCCCGCTCCCGGCCGCGCGGCGCGACCCCGGCACCATG TCTCGAAGATACGACTCCAGAACGACCATATTTTCTCCAGAAG CGGCGCCCCGCGCTCTCTGAGCACCGGGGGTCCAAAGTGGGGGCTTCCAGGTGcatcccagctggagcagcagtgagACCGTGCCCGTGCGTGAGCCATGCCTCCTGCCGTGTTTCTGAACTAACCTGA
- the PSMA4 gene encoding proteasome subunit alpha type-4 isoform X1: protein MSRRYDSRTTIFSPEGRLYQVEYAMEAIGHAGTCLGILANDGVLLAAERRNIHKLLDEVFFSEKIYKLNEDMACSVAGITSDANVLTNELRLIAQRYLLQYQEPIPCEQLVTALCDIKQAYTQFGGKRPFGVSLLYIGWDKHYGFQLYQSDPSGNYGGWKATCIGNNSAAAVSMLKQDYKEGEMTLKTALALAIKVLNKTMDVSKLSAEKVEIATLTRENGKTVIRVLKQKEVEQLIKQHEEEEAKAEREKKEKEQKEKDK, encoded by the exons ATG TCTCGAAGATACGACTCCAGAACGACCATATTTTCTCCAGAAG GTCGCTTGTACCAGGTTGAGTATGCAATGGAAGCCATTGGACATGCAGGTACTTGCTTGGGAATCCTAGCAAATGATGGTGTTTTGCTAGCAGCAGAGAGACGCAACATCCACAAGCTTCTCGATGAAGTGTTTTTCTCTGAGAAGATATACAAACTTAATGA GGATATGGCTTGCAGTGTTGCAGGAATAACTTCAGATGCCAATGTTTTAACAAATGAACTGAGACTGATTGCACAGAG GTATTTGTTACAATATCAAGAGCCTATTCCTTGTGAACAACTGGTAACAGCACTATGTGATATCAAGCAGGCTTATACACAGTTCGGAG GAAAACGTCCTTTTGGTGTTTCGTTGCTGTATATTGGCTGGGATAAGCATTATGGATTTCAGCTGTATCAAAGTGATCCTAGTGGAAATTATGGAGGGTGGAAAGCTACGTGCATTGGAAATAATAGTGCT GCAGCTGTGTCAATGCTAAAGCAAGACTacaaagaaggagaaatgacCTTAAAGACCGCGCTTGCATTAGCCATTAAGGTGCTAAACAAAACCATGGATGTTAGCAAACTCTCTGCAGAGAAAG TTGAAATTGCAACACTGACAAGAGAGAACGGAAAGACAGTAATAAGGGTTCTGAAGCAAAAGGAGGTGGAACAGTTGATAAAACAacatgaggaggaggaagcaaaagctgaacgtgaaaagaaggagaaagaacaaaaagagaaggataaatag